A single Ignavibacteriales bacterium DNA region contains:
- a CDS encoding redoxin domain-containing protein, which produces MSLSVGSPAPDFSLHCHKGGKVTLSELKGQNVVLLFFPFANTGVCTKEMCTFRDGMSVYNDLNAKVIGISVDSPFSLALWAEKNGLQFDLLSDFNKTTIKDYDSVFDVFGAGKWDFAGVSKRSAFVVDKDGIIRYMEILPSPGDEPNYDAIKKTVESLS; this is translated from the coding sequence ATGAGTTTATCCGTAGGATCACCTGCACCCGATTTTAGTCTTCACTGCCACAAAGGAGGCAAGGTTACTCTTTCAGAACTGAAAGGTCAGAATGTTGTGCTTTTGTTTTTCCCTTTTGCAAATACAGGCGTCTGCACAAAAGAGATGTGTACCTTCAGAGATGGAATGTCTGTATATAATGACCTTAATGCAAAAGTGATTGGTATAAGTGTTGACAGTCCTTTCTCCTTAGCTCTCTGGGCTGAGAAGAATGGTCTTCAGTTTGACCTGCTTTCCGATTTTAACAAAACAACTATTAAAGATTACGATTCAGTGTTTGATGTTTTTGGCGCGGGCAAGTGGGACTTCGCCGGAGTATCAAAGCGCTCAGCGTTTGTTGTTGATAAAGATGGAATAATCAGATATATGGAAATTCTCCCTTCACCCGGAGATGAACCGAATTATGATGCGATTAAAAAAACAGTAGAATCACTTTCCTGA